The sequence TAAACACCATCGGGAGCAAGGCGACGGTTGAGAGTATATCGGGACTTGTCGTCAGGGCGAAGGTCGAGATAGAGAAGATGAGACAGCAGGCACAAAATATCGAGTAACATTATTGAACGGTGAGCGAAGGTAATATATAAAATGAAGTTCAAGTTGTTAAGCCTCGGTTTTGGAAACACGGTCATGGTGAATCGGGTAGTGGCGATTATCAACCCGGACTCGTCTCCTGTAAAGAGGCTCAGGGAGGAGGCGAAAAAGGCCGGGGCGCTGATCGACGTGACTCACGGAAGGAAGACGAGGTCTATAATAATTACCGACTCACACCACGTTATCCTGTCGGCCATCCAGACCGAGACGATAGCCCAGCGCCTGGAATCCTCCCAGGGGGGAGAGGTGGACTTTCCCGTTTCAAATAAATAGGAAATTTTCTCTTGGGATTTGAACGGCCTTCATCGTTTAAATTTAAGACTTATTTTGGATGTTTTTAAGGAATCACATGACAAAGAGGGGAACGGTCTTTATATTCTCAGCACCTTCGGGCGCCGGAAAGACCACGATCGCGTCGAGGGTGGCAAGGGAGTTCCCGGATATTCACGTCGGCATCTCCAACACCACAAGAAAGCCCCGGGGAAAGGAGCGCAATGGGGAGGAGTACTTCTTCGTCTCGGAGGGCGAGTTTGCAAAGATGGAGGGCGAGGATAAATTCCTGGAGACGGCCAACGTCCACGGGAACCTCTACGGGACGTCCAGAGACGAGGTGATTCCATATATAAAAAGTGGGACGGATGTGGTCCTCGACATCGACGTTCAAGGGGCGGTGAAGATAAAAGAGAAGATAGAGACCGTCTCTATCTTTATTTTACCTCCCAGCGTTGATGAGCTTG is a genomic window of Candidatus Zymogenus saltonus containing:
- a CDS encoding DUF370 domain-containing protein, which gives rise to MKFKLLSLGFGNTVMVNRVVAIINPDSSPVKRLREEAKKAGALIDVTHGRKTRSIIITDSHHVILSAIQTETIAQRLESSQGGEVDFPVSNK
- the gmk gene encoding guanylate kinase, yielding MTKRGTVFIFSAPSGAGKTTIASRVAREFPDIHVGISNTTRKPRGKERNGEEYFFVSEGEFAKMEGEDKFLETANVHGNLYGTSRDEVIPYIKSGTDVVLDIDVQGAVKIKEKIETVSIFILPPSVDELVRRLVKRETDSDENIKRRIANSKEEVKKAYEFDYLVVNNDLERAVHDVFEIIHSERKRIERNSDLLDTFLDGYDKR